One stretch of Carettochelys insculpta isolate YL-2023 chromosome 20, ASM3395843v1, whole genome shotgun sequence DNA includes these proteins:
- the LOC142023627 gene encoding inactive rhomboid protein 2-like isoform X3, translated as MSASDKNGGSQSSTSSSRLQSRKPPDLSITIPPMEPEEERSLKLSTAAFLLLTSLTADPREVDFAGLYQMHRTELQQFDPEQLHLPGSPLTNPVYQKSVSLQEPRGKRDETTLERRPGFHRQTSLSQSIRKGTAEWFGISSDWEGKRQHWQRKSLQHCSLLYGKLKAPYRDMELPSQEAPSFQGTESPKPSKMPKIVDPLARGRPFRHPDEVDRPRTPHPILVPQTPGVISLNSFTSVRSGYTRLPRRKRESVAHMSFRAAAAIIKGRSVLEHSAPKRRSNKRSFPYPSIPDEDVVDAADTLDSSFFSKIGLQEEMYSMPDDVFESPPLSAACFQGVPHLDEAQPSDVEQPVQMKGAGFPALPGPSPKRGKRIASKVRHFAFDRKKRYYGLGVVGKWLNRTYRRSISSVVQSQLENTDSHRPYFTYWLTFVHIVITLLVICTYGIAPMGFAQHVTTELVLRNKGVYESVKYIQQENFWIGPGSIDLIHLGAKFSPCIRKDQQVEKLIQKERDLERNSGCCIQNDNSGCIQTQRKDCSETLATFTKWPDSSAPILGNASWKRTSGAVCHQDPRTCEEPASTPPHVWPDDITKWPICTYQAKNNHTGFLHMDCEIKGRPCCIGTKGSCEITTREYCEFMHGYFHKEATLCSQVHCLDDVCGLLPFLNPEIPDQIYRLWLSLFLHAGIIHCLVSVIFQMTVLRDLEKLAGWHRISIIFLLSGITGNLASAIFLPYRAEVGPAGSQFGLLACLFVELFQSWQILEKPWKAFLNLFGIVLFLFVCGLLPWIDNIAHIFGFLSGLLLSFAFLPYITFGTVDKYRKRAMIIISLLVFVGLFASLVIWLYVYPINWHWIEYLTCLPFTSKFCEKYDLDHVLH; from the exons ATGTCGGCCAGCGATAAGAATGGGGGCAGCCAGtcgagcaccagcagcagccgtCTCCAGAGCAGGAAGCCCCCGGACCTCTCAATCACCATTCCACCTATGGAGCCCGAGGAGGAGAGAAGCCTGAAGCTG TCGACTGCAGCatttctcctgctgacctcccttactgccgaccccagagaggtcgatttcgCGGGTCTCTACCAGATGCATAGAACTGAACTCCAGCAGTTCGACCCTGAGCAGCTCCATCTTcctggcagt CCGCTGACCAACCCAGTGTATCAAAAGAGTGTGAGCCTCCAGGAGCCCAGAGGGAAAAGGGATGAGACCACCCTGGAGCGACGTCCCGGCTTCCACAGACAGACCTCCCTGTCTCAGAGCATCCGCAA GGGGACAGCCGAGTGGTTTGGGATCAGCAGCGACTGGGAGGGGAAGCGGCAGCACTGGCAACGCAAGAGCCTGCAGCACTGCAGCCTGCTATACGGCAAGCTCAAGGCTCCTTACCGAGACATGGAGCTACCAAGTCAGGAGGCGCCTTCCTTCCAGGGCACCGAGTCACCGAAGCCAAGCAAGATGCCCAAG ATCGTAGACCCTTTGGCCAGGGGCCGTCCGTTCCGGCACCCGGATGAAGTCGACCGTCCTCGGACCCCTCACCCCATTCTAGTGCCCCAGACACCAGGAGTCATCTCCCTGAACTCCTTCACCAGCGTGCGGTCGGGTTACACCCGTTTGCCCCGGAGGAAGAGGGAGTCTGTGGCCCACATGAGCTTCAGGGCGGCTGCAGCAATCATCAAA GGACGTTCGGTTTTGGAGCACTCTGCGCCGAAACGAAGGAGCAATAAGCGGAGCTTCCCGTATCCCAGCATCCCAGACGAAGACGTGGTGGATGCTGCAGATACGCTGGACTCCTCGTTCTTCAGTAAG ATAGGCCTGCAGGAGGAGATGTATTCCATGCCGGACGACGTGTTCGAATCACCGCCCCTCTCAGCCGCTTGCTTCCAAGGGGTTCCGCATCTGGATGAGGCCCAGCCCTCCGACGTGGAGCAGCCTGTCCA GATGAAGGGTGCTGGTTTCCCGGCGttgcccggccccagccccaagaGAGGCAAGCGGATTGCTTCCAAAGTGAGGCACTTCGCCTTTGACCGCAAGAAGCGCTACtacgggctgggggtggtgggcaaGTGGCTGAACCGGACGTACCGCCGCAGCATCAGCAGCGTGGTCCAGTCGCAGCTGGAGAACACAGACAGTCACAG gCCGTATTTCACCTATTGGCTCACCTTCGTCCACATCGTCATCACCCTGCTGGTGATCTGCACCTACGGGATTGCGCCAATGGGCTTTGCCCAGCACGTGACAACAGAGTTA GTGCTGAGGAACAAAGGTGTGTATGAAAGCGTGAAGTACATTCAGCAGGAGAACTTCTGGATTGGCCCAGGTTCG ATCGACCTGATCCACCTGGGTGCCAAGTTCTCCCCTTGCATCCGCAAGGACCAGCAGGTCGAGAAGCTGATTCAAAAAGAGCGGGACCTGGAGCGCAACTCAGGCTGCTGCATCCAAAATGACAACTCAGGCTGCATCCAAACACAGCGCAAAGACTGTTCG GAGACGTTAGCCACTTTCACCAAATGGCCAGACTCCAGCGCTCCCATCCTCGGCAACGCCAGCTGGAAGCGAACGTCCGGGGCTGTGTGCCATCAGGACCCCAG GACATGCGAGGagccagcctccacccctcctcATGTCTGGCCAGATGACATTACCAAGTGGCCG ATTTGCACCTACCAAGCCAAAAACaaccacactggctttctgcacATGGACTGTGAAATCAAAGGGAGACCGTGCTGCATTGGGACCAAAGGCAG CTGTGAGATCACCACGCGGGAATACTGCGAGTTCATGCACGGCTATTTCCACAAGGAGGCGACTCTCTGCTCACAG GTCCACTGCTTGGACGACGTGTGTGGTCTCCTGCCGTTCCTGAACCCGGAAATCCCAGACCAGATCTACAGGCTGTggctctccctcttccttcatGCTGG gaTCATTCACTGTCTCGTGTCAGTGATCTTCCAGATGACCGTCCTCAGGGACTTGGAGAAGCTGGCAGGCTGGCATAGGATCTCCATCATCTTCCTGCTCAGCGGCATCACCGGCAACCTGGCTAGTGCCATCTTCCTGCCATACAGGGCAGAG GTGGGCCCTGCTGGGTCACAGTTCGGCTTGCTGGCCTGCCTCTTCGTGGAGCTCTTCCAGAGCTGGCAGATCCTCGAGAAGCCCTGGAAAGCTTTTCTGAACCTCTTTGGGATCGTCCTCTTCCTGTTTGTGTGCGGCCTCCTGCCCTGGATAGACAACATCGCCCACATCTTCGGCTTCTTGAGCGGCCTCCTGCTGTCCTTCGCCTTCCTGCCCTATATCACCTTCGGCACCGTGGACAAGTACCGCAAGCGGGCCATGATCATCATCTCCTTGCTGGTCTTTGTGGGCCTGTTTGCCTCCCTGGTGATCTGGCTGTACGTCTACCCCATTAACTGGCACTGGATCGAGTATCTCACCTGCCTGCCGTTCACCAGCAAGTTCTGCGAGAAGTATGACCTGGACCACGTTCTGCATTGA